The following are from one region of the Tachysurus fulvidraco isolate hzauxx_2018 chromosome 24, HZAU_PFXX_2.0, whole genome shotgun sequence genome:
- the si:ch211-191i18.2 gene encoding uncharacterized protein si:ch211-191i18.2: MHTDSRKSNMLRLLHQCLIAVSLAGTLMLLPRCCAAIVDIQLEPEYDSTPLPDYDYNATFDYSFFSNSSTEELEIFLKEKETETDNSDLDITDLLSTVSTDSNEAFRTVYSSLLLMLILAAHQLLGLL; the protein is encoded by the exons ATGCATACAGATTCAAGGAAGAGCAACATGCTCAGGTTACTTCATCAATGCTTGATAGCTGTGAGCTTGGCTGGGACCTTGATGCTCCTGCCACGCTGCTGTG CTGCCATTGTGGACATACAGCTGGAGCCTGAATATGATTCTACTCCTTTACCAGATTACGACTACAATGCCACATTTGACTACTCTTTCTTCA GCAACAGCAGCACGGAAGAGCTGGAgatatttttaaaggaaaaggaAACTGAGACTGATAATAGTGACTTGGATATAACAGATCTACTTTCCACTGTGTCCACAGACTCAAACGAG GCCTTTAGGACAGTATATTCAAGCTTACTGCTCATGCTGATCTTGGCTGCTCATCAGCTGCTCGGACTCCTCTAg